DNA sequence from the Rutidosis leptorrhynchoides isolate AG116_Rl617_1_P2 unplaced genomic scaffold, CSIRO_AGI_Rlap_v1 contig555, whole genome shotgun sequence genome:
ctaatataataattttattcctaatcaattttctatctattatttaaaaaattattcttaataaaattataatacactaatttttttttaattttcttattAAATAATTTTTCCTCACTAAAGttcataatattatttttttaatccTAATTAAATGAACAtgtcttctttttttttttctattcaaatgggcatattattaaaaaaagtattcctcatcaaattataatatatattatttttataattttttattaaattattattcctaataaaaattcgttattttttttcttattcttAATCAAAACGGACATATCTTATTTTTAAAACAACTAATAATTTTTCCTAATTAGAATTCATTTTATTCATTTTTCCTATTCCTAATTAAAAAAGATATATCTTCTTTTTCCTCTTCAAACGgacatattattaaaaatattattcttaatcaaagtataatatatattattttttttattaaactattattcctaataaaaatcCGCTTTATTTTTTTCTATTCTTAATTAAAATTAGTATATCTTATTTTTCAGACAATAAGAACAATTAAATTGATTACATGtaattataaatgttatcattaaatCACATTTTGATATGTAATTATTATTTTTTGTTctgtttattatttttaaaaccaaaATAAATTATTAATTCTAAGAtcgtagattttgaaataaaataaaaataattataattgatagaTTTAAAATAATTATCTTTTCTATAATATTTGACATATATTTAATAATGTTTAATacgaataattattatataatttctcatataatatatttaaatttttaatttttaaaataatacttCTTTAGAATTATAGGAATTTGGGGGAGGACTGCCTCTTTCTAAAGTCCAAATTGATAAAATAAAATCTTCCAATCTTTAACATCAACTTTCTAATTGGTTCTTTCATTAGACTGATCAATAATCATGCATCGGAGTATCACTGATTCATGTTTCCTATCTCACTTTGCTCTCTCTTTCTAAAAATTACTAGCTTTTGTCTTATTTTGTTTTAGAATTCTTTTGACGAGTGGACCAGATAATGGTTTTGACTGAAGATGTGTTTTATTTACTACTGGCGTGGAGCAGTGAAAATAGAATCACTTGTACGTACTTTGGCCTGCTCTATTCGTATATACAATAACTTTGCATTGAGTTCTCCATTGACATAGATAAAATCCCAATTAGATTTGGCAGAAAGAAATCAGCAATAAACTTGGCAGAGAAAGACTGGAAATAGGAGTTAAGACTCAAAGAAGACAGTATAGTGGCAGTAAACAGTAAATACTTGTGGACACACTTTACAGCTTATTTCTGAACAAAGCTTGTGAAGCCAGAAGAAGCAGCATTTATTAGTTTTGTCTTTggaattttgtgcctttaaatttctTTCAATGAAATATCTTGATTTCAACGGGTAGGGTTCATCTAAAATCCAAAGTATTATCATTCCAGAGGACCGAGAGGGAGGGAATAATCCAAAATATTATCTTTTTAGATGTTCTTTATGATCGCGATCATATCCGCAAGTCATTACAGGTCTGTAACTGCAATTGACTCATCTTCGTTCAATATTTTAAAAAAATTCATGAATAATATAGCTGCTTCACTAATCTTCCCCAAAGTAAAAAACGAGGGGAGGGAATAATTAAAGACGAGGCAACACAGAATCAATTTGGCTTCAAGGGAACGAGTCAGAAAGGAATTGAACACACAAAGTAATCCCATTGACCAGATAGTGAAGCTGGCATCATAAAAGATTAATTGTATCTATAAATTCTTTAGATTAATTCCATATTATAATGACTGCCTTTTAGAAATAGGTTCGTTGTCAGTAGTCGCCGATTTTAATTAATCTACTGAATTAGGAATTGAAACTAAGGTCATTGAATCTAACTAAAAATCCATAACAAAGAATTTAACGATTAAagagattattattagtatgatgtaggTCGCAACCAGGTCCCCGAATCAGGAATCAGAGGGAACAGACATATTGACCTTAGAGTTTCAATCTCCGTACACATAACCATGCTTTCTTCATTCTATTTATCCAAAGCATCGGCTTAATTATGCACGGAATAATactacaattaatcaatgtatttaaTGAATGTAAGCAGGGATTTAGTAACAGCAAGCTAGCTTTAATCTGAAGCAAGCAGTGTCGCAAGACCTGTTTTACTTCCCTTTCTGCCCAATTAAACGAAACATCTAGCTATCGACGAATCTAAGTCAAGACATTAGATACCTTGGGCAAAATTAAAACTACTTATATTGAGCAATCTCAGCCGAAAGATGGTGATTAGTTATTATGCTAATCATGGTTAATCAGCTAAGTGTAAACTTGTTACATCACCGATTGCAATTAGTATATGTGATGAAATTAAAAGCAAAAGGAAAGATATCAGATGGTAGTGCATGTTTTGAATCATCAACTTGAAATTATCAGCGTTGGATTGATTCtgtataatatcatcatcatctatcttCCCTCCCAGCATAAGATTGAAATCAGAAATGATAACGTCAATCACCATCAAGAATCGAAATGCTTATAAGACAGAAGTTGACAATTCGTAAGAATAAAATTCGGAACATGAACAAATGAGAGAAGGAGACGAAACACAGAGAGGAGAAAGATTGGTGATGTTTTAGCAGACGCAAGATGAGAGTTTATATAGAGATAAGAGATGACAAATAGGGTTTTGGAGAAGTATCCTTTCACGCAGCCAAAGCCCAACTTGAATTATACTACTGTACTTGTGTGTGAATCATCAACTTGAGAAATTAGACCAACCCATACGTTACGTTATGTGAGCCCAATAAATACAGTAATTCTTTCCACGAGACATAATTTGATTATTCAATCTGTTTTCATCATAGCATAGAGAATCCAATACATCATTGTATTGTGAAACGAAGGTAGTAATTAAGAAGGACAATTGCCGCGATCGCTTAACCTAAAACCAATTATTAAATAGCTATATCAATCTAGAACACATTGCATTTGATCAAGTATAATTGTGTGTTTAGTCAACTTTAAATTGAAAAATTCTATCTACATGTTTTTGAAGACAAGACAACTATGAGAAGGACCATTTTCATTTCCCCCCGACTCAAATTTGCGAGGAAAGAGTAAATAAACATAGAATTGATCATTACACATTcatttttccttttccttttcagCAAGAAGCAAGTTATAAGCAACTGAGCTAGAACATTTTGATGAATAGAGAGCTGACAAACATTGAAGGAGAAGTTTGGTTCTATAATGATCTACCCTATTAAATTTTGATGAATCAACAAAAGCTAGAACGGCTAGTAGATAATGACTCACCGAAGACAAAGGCTCAGCAAATGCCAGCATAAGAGCAAAACAAGGTGCAACAGGAATATCTTGCAACTTCAAAGCCAACCCCGGACACAAATCCTTTTCTGCGCCAAAATGCAGAATCAGTGTATGAAGTAGTCTTGCAGCCATTTCATTTTCTCGGTATCCATTCAGTAGAAAGCTACATTCGTTGTTAGGCCACAAAATAGAAAGGGAAACAATGGGATCCCACATATGCTATAAGTCCACCAATTTTACCCTAGACTAATTTTCTAGAAAAATACTGATCTAATTATGCATTAGAGAAAAGAGACAAACACAACGGTTTATTGTAGGCAAAGGTATCACATGAGAACACTATGTCAACTAAATCATTTTTCTCGGAACTTTAGGCCTGTTtggtattattttttttctttctatttttaccgtatattaaaataatatttgtgTTTGTTATTACTTTTGTTTCTacttaaatcataaaaatagaTTTGTATAAAATGAATTTTCAAAAATAACTTTACCAAACATAAATTTAGTTTAAAATGATTCTTATTATATTTACCGAACAATAGTTtactttattattaaaaactatttttttattaaaataaaaaagtaCTTAATAAAAAAATCGTATCAAACGGACCCTTAGTTCCATTTGCCACCCATTTTGTACTGTCAGCAAAAAAGATTTTGGAAAAGGGTTTCACACACGTAAACCGAAGCCAAAGCCATAAGTAACTTCGATTTCAGGATGCAGAAAAGACAGGAAAAAAGAGAGTCATAATACCAATAGGTGGTGGCCGTCCTGTCAATTCTGTAAACTTTGGAGAAGCTATATTTTTGTCAGATGCAACCACACCATTAAAAAGGCCAAGTTTTTGTCCATCCATTGCAGTCAATGACCACAAAGATTCATCCTCAGACCATTCCATCTTCCCAACACCAACCCCAAATTTACTTTCAACTCCTGAAACATATGGAAGATAACGAATAAGAAAATTTTAAGATGTTCATCATAAATGAAGAAAAATCTTAAGAGAAAAGCAGTAGGATCATCACATACCAGGCTCAACGCACAATGCCTTGCAAATTGAATTCATGCCTGGAACGCCCACATATTTCTTGATAAGACCATTCTGTATAAATTTAATATGCATCGAAATTTTCAGCTAACAATAAGGAAGGGGATAATCAAATTTGTATTAGTACATGAATGCACTTGATCAACAAATTCATATACTATAAATAATAGAGAACTATTACAAAATACAAACCTGTTCGATGTCGACAAACTTGGAGGAAGAACGATCAAGGGATCCGAAATTCTCTTTCCACTCAGCAACCAAGCCCTTTGACTCCCAATCTTGCACAAGAGCCAATGCATCAGAATCATTGACATTGAAAAATGGAGCTCCATGGTCAAAAAACAGCTCTTTCCCATCTTCAGTGGTCTCTCTATTCCAATAAAATACATAATCTTCATTACATTTCAATAAAATAAATGAAATAATTTCGAAAGAAATCAATTCGGGAATcagaaaaacagttaataaagacgGTTTTCATTCGAAATGGTTTTAACATGGAAAGAAACAGAAACCTTCTCCGAGACATCCGGCCACCGGGACCACGAGCTGAGTCGAAGAGGGTGACTAAGACCCCATTCCTTGCCAGTGTTGATGCACAAACTGCTCCTGAAACTGCACATTTACATTTCATGAATTATTCTAATCAAATCAATCATCACTGAATTGAATAAGAAACAAAacattattgttatatattaacaTTATAACAAAGAAGAAGAGCTCACTTCCACTGCCTACAACAGCAACTTTAGATACAACACTCATGTTGATCTCTGACCCTTGAACGTCAATGTATCAGAGAGAGAgtgagaaagaaagaaagagattTGCAGAGAGATTAGAGATGAATGAAAAGGTAAAGACAAGTTGAGAGTTAAAATCGGTATGGATTGCTGATTAATGTCGTCAATTCGTGATCACATGCAGCTATAGGCTGGGCTTGGGCCTAGTGTTTTTGATAATTACATTACCCCAAGTTAGGCTCCGCTACTTCTAAGTCATTTTCTAATCAGCAAATGACAGCCCTTTTTGTTTTCCCTCTTTTTGGGGGTTGAACTTCATATTAAGCAACTAGTGTAAATTCTAACCCTTGAAGAGAGATTATAAAGTTGAGCATATGGAGTAATAAAAGAAATTACAAATACTAGAGGCAAGATGCAAAGTATCAATTAATTACGATCTCTTTATTTCAAATACAAAATACTATAGGCCAGTCAATGTAACTGAGAAGACAATGCCTATATGAAACTGCCTTGTGAGAACTCGTGTGAGACGATCTGATACGTTATAGAATACTAGTAGAAATTAGCACCATTATTTTTAAAAAGTCAGTTTAATCTCAGAGTCGCAAAAAGATTCGCCCAGGAATACAATGATTCAGCTTAACCGGGAATGGGGAAGATTCATTGAAGTGCAGAGATAAATCTGTTAAACATGAAGTGGCTCGCGAATTATTTGAGAAAAGTTACCAAACATAAGATCCAACAAAAATACTTCAAACAAATATAATTAAAAGTGTACTGAGAACAACTGGCAGTAGCAAAATCCCGAGTTACCAAAATCACATAGCAAACCTAAAACTAGAAGATGAAACAATCAAAGCCTTGACGCTTTCATCGACTAGTGTCGTCTACTTGGATCTCTGTCTCATCTTTCGGCGCTTCCTCTTCAACCTCCTCATACGCTTCTTCTTCCACTGAGAAACAATGAAAACAACAAAATTAGCATTCGCTTTACAATCACAATAGTAATCATACTAAAAAAACACAGCTAAGAATAACAACAGAAACTATCCAGCAATGGATTTCATTGTCAATTATTATGATTCAAAAGGCCGCGCAGGTCCAATAAACAATCAAGCTATAATACTTAATCACAAACTTCTATTCGAAATGATTCAGACTTTTTCAACAAATACTCTATCCAGGGAACTTATCAAATATACTTGCGAAAGTTCCCATCAAGTAAATTATCGAGTGTTATAGAATTAGAGCAACAATGCAGCAGCAATACAAACATTATTGCATTCGAACAAAACAACGAAATCGTAACAAGACATGAGATTCTGCATCAGCAAAGAGACAGAGCTGTAGACCACTCACACATTATGCTCAAATCAAGCAAACTATGAGCGAATCCATCAAGCAAATAACTAATCATAGCTCTAAGGTAACAAACATTCTAGTAATTTTAAATCATTAAATCCCATAAGAGAAAAACAGATACTCCATATACGGAACAACAAAAGCTGAAAATATAAAACGACAAGTGTCAGCATCACCAAATAGGCTGAGCTCTAGAAGAAAGAAGACTCATACATTGAGCTCAAAACAAGGAACACCGATGAGTTCAAAACAAGAAAGAAATCAACAGAAAGCGAAACAGTAATGAATCGAAACATAAACCAAAACAAGCAATAAATAAGCAATAAAACTCAAAGCTGCTAAAAATATCGAATCGAGCTGAAGATGAATTACCTTGGCTCTCATTGTTGGAGGGGTCTGGTTTGTTCTTCGATTTGGCTACAAAATATGATCTGAATATCTTTAATCTCTGTTTTTAGGTGAGCGAGGGATTGGAGAATGGTAGAAAAATCTTCGATAGAATTTATAGGAAGGATGCTTCTGTGTTACAGAGAAAACCCTACTTCTGTTTCAATTGGGCCGTTTCATCACGCTTAGGGCCTATTTTGTAATGTGAAATTGGGCCTTAAATGGATCCGACCCTGGCTGGTGAGTGAGGAGGGCCCATTTAATTTTATCAGTAACAAATGACAGAATAATAAATCTTTTTCAAGAAATCCTTTTCCCAGGAATAAATAAATGCATTTCCTAGAAAACAGCCAGTTTATGCATCGTTCTCTTGGTAATCTGCATGTATTTATGTGTGAAAAAAATAAATGGGTGACAACATAACGGGAACAAGAAAATTTAAACGTTTACGGTTCCTAGGAAGTTCAAAGTATTATTTCCTAGGAAACAAACCGTTTGGTGCTCTATTCTCCTTCGACTCTCACAAtttttctctctctatatatatatgcatactgaAAATTCTTTGAAGCACACCACACACTGTTTATCTCTCAAAGAAAATTTTCAATTCTTTTTCTTTCGAATACACACTAAACAAAACAATGGGTGGAGCTGATGATTTCTCTAGCTATGATCCTATGCCACTAGCAATTGTTCATCCCGagaaagatgaagaagaagaagacagtGTAACTAGTAGTGCTCCCATAATCTCATCTTACAATGAGAAAATCCGACCTCTCCTCGATGCTGTTGACAGTCTCAGGCGACTAAATGTAATGAAAGAAGGAATTCAGCTTCCGACCATTGTCGTTGTCGACGACCAGTCAACGGGTAAATCAAGTGTGCTCGAGTCACTTGCTGGCATCAACCTTCCACGAGGACAGGGGATCTGTACCAGAGTTCCCTTAGTCATGAGGGTCCAAAATCAAGGTCCTAATGATCAACCCGTCTTCTCATTGGAATATGATGGCAAAACTGTCAATTCTAATGAATCCCTCATTGCTGAAGCCATTGCTGAAATTGCTGGTTCTGGAAAAGGCGTGTCAAACAAGCCTTTGACTTTGGTCGTAAAGAAGAAGGGTGTTCCCAACCTCACCTTGGTTGATCTCCCCGGAATTACACGAGTTGCCATTAAAGGTCAACCTGAAAACATCCATGAACAAGTAACAAACATGATCATGGAGTATATAAAGCCAGATCAAAGTATTATATTGAATGTTATAAAAGCTGGTGTTGATTTTTCAACTTGCGAGTCGATTACTCTTTCTCAGAAGGTAGACAAGACAGGACAGAGGACTCCTGCTGTTGTTACTAAGGTTGATAAGTCGCCCGAAGGGTTGCTGGAGAAAGTTACTTCTGATGATGTTAACATTGGACTTGGCTATATCTGTGTCAGAAATCGGATAGGGGATGAGTCTTATGACGAGGCAAGGAAGATAGAAGCTGGTTTGTTCGAGACTCATCCACTTCTTTCAAAGATTGACAAATCAATGGTGGGTATTCCTGTTCTAGCTCAAAAGCTGACTCAGATTCAAGCCAGCAGCATTGCTAGGAATTTGCCAGAGATAGTACGGCAAATAAATGAGAAGTTGAGTGGGAGTGTTTCTGAGTTGAACTCCTTGCCTAAAGCCATATCTTCTCATGCTGAGGCAATGACAACGTTTATGAGGGTTATTGGTTCAACGAAGGACTCGTTGAGGAAAATTCATCTCAGAGGAGAATTTGAGGAGTTCCTTGATGAAAAACAGATGCACTGTACTGCCAGGCTTGTGGAATTGCTCAATAGCTTCTCGGACGATCTCCAAAAATGTGTTGAGATTGATCCGACCAGTGATTTCTTGGTGGAAGAATTGGGAATCCTGGAGGAATCCAAATCTATCGGGTTACCAAATTTCCTGCCCAGAAATGCTTTCCTTGCCGTGCTTCAGAAGAAAGTTGACTGTATTTCTAGAATGCCTGTTGAGTTTATCGAGAAGGTGTGGGAATATATAGAAGATATTGTGATTTTTGTTATGATGCGTCATTCTGACAATTATTATCAGCTTCAGCTTTTGGGTAGGCAAGCCACCAACAATCTAATTGCCAAGATGAAAGAGCATTCTGCGAACCGTGTTACGGAAATTTTCCAAATGGAAAAACTTACAAATTACACGTGCAATCCCGAGTACATGACTGAGTGGAGCATGTTAATTGCTAAACAGGATGGTTTCGTCTACCATGTCACTAAAACTGGCAACCCTAGGATCGGTCTTGAAGGGTTTGGGGATATCGAATTGTCTCATCTCATGAAATTTACCCCTCAAGTATTAAATCAAGCTTTTGATCTAAAAATGAGAATGATAGCTTACTGGAAGATTGTGTCGAGGAGATTGGTCGATTCGATGGCTTTGCATCTACAGTTCAGTTTTGCAGAATCTTGTTGACAAGGAAATGGAAACTGGAgaaaattataaaattattattcaACCCTAATACGTAAACagtaaaatgatttttttttggtaACCAAATGTACACTTCCCAGAAACGTTGAATCCGGGATAAAAAGTGTTAATTACGTGATTAGTATGAAACCGTATACACTGAATACGGGACAAGCAGACCCGGATTTACCATTCACGGGACAAGGGGAAGCTAACACGTGTCAAACATGTGTAGAGGTTAGTCCCGGGTACACTGAATACGGGACAAACCTCTACGCATGTTTGACACGTGTCAGCTTCCCCTTGTCCCGTGAATGGTAAATCCGGGACTCCTTGTCCCGTATTCAGTGTATACGGGACAAACAATTTAAAAATCCCGGCCTCTTTCTTCTTCACAGATCTGCCGAATTTCCTCCCTCACCATCTCTCAAAAATCCGTCC
Encoded proteins:
- the LOC139884454 gene encoding uncharacterized protein → MSVVSKVAVVGSGISGAVCASTLARNGVLVTLFDSARGPGGRMSRRRETTEDGKELFFDHGAPFFNVNDSDALALVQDWESKGLVAEWKENFGSLDRSSSKFVDIEQNGLIKKYVGVPGMNSICKALCVEPGVESKFGVGVGKMEWSEDESLWSLTAMDGQKLGLFNGVVASDKNIASPKFTELTGRPPPIEKDLCPGLALKLQDIPVAPCFALMLAFAEPLSSVSHYLLAVLAFVDSSKFNRVDHYRTKLLLQCLSALYSSKCSSSVAYNLLLAEKEKEK